A portion of the Limosilactobacillus reuteri genome contains these proteins:
- a CDS encoding urease subunit beta, with translation MVPGEYKLQSDKVPYNVGYDDISLKVKNVGDRPVQVGSEYHFYEANEEGLQFDRSQAWGEHLDIPAGTAIRLEAGEERTVKLIDFGGKRRVFGFNNKVNGWLDVDKKADTFNGYPFEKSYPEEK, from the coding sequence ATGGTTCCTGGAGAATACAAATTACAATCAGATAAAGTTCCATACAATGTTGGTTACGATGACATTTCACTCAAAGTAAAAAACGTTGGTGACCGTCCTGTCCAAGTTGGTTCAGAATATCACTTCTATGAAGCTAATGAAGAAGGGCTCCAATTCGACCGTAGTCAAGCCTGGGGCGAGCACCTTGATATTCCAGCTGGTACTGCTATTCGTCTAGAAGCTGGTGAAGAGCGAACCGTTAAGCTAATTGATTTTGGTGGTAAGCGCCGTGTATTCGGCTTTAACAACAAGGTCAATGGGTGGCTTGATGTTGATAAGAAGGCCGATACCTTTAATGGATACCCATTTGAAAAGAGTTATCCCGAAGAGAAGTAA
- a CDS encoding urease subunit gamma, with protein sequence MYNEAKREQEKMMISLAGMVAEKRKDRGLKLNEPEAVALITSRLMEGARDGKTVGDLMNAGATWLTKDDVMEGVPEMIPMIQVEATFPDGTKLITVTDPIR encoded by the coding sequence ATATACAATGAGGCAAAGCGTGAACAGGAAAAAATGATGATTAGTTTAGCCGGAATGGTTGCTGAAAAGCGTAAGGATCGTGGCTTAAAGCTAAATGAACCAGAAGCAGTTGCCTTAATCACCAGTCGTTTAATGGAAGGTGCCCGTGATGGTAAGACCGTGGGTGACTTAATGAACGCTGGGGCTACTTGGCTAACAAAGGATGATGTTATGGAAGGTGTTCCAGAAATGATCCCAATGATCCAAGTTGAAGCAACATTCCCTGATGGCACTAAGCTAATTACTGTTACTGACCCAATTCGTTAA
- a CDS encoding AmiS/UreI family transporter — MLGCILLYVGMVLMSNGFYTVEDIKDKSIVVMNFFTGGLSLTLNIVALSWGIINNKPASWFYASATGLLFAFTYLYVAFNTLCDFDQRLYGWFSLFVAINSIPAGILCFQNYGGNWMYGIIWWAWGILWLTGFLTNNLKMNLGKFPGYLGIIEGICTAWIPGFLMLLNCWPN, encoded by the coding sequence TTGTTAGGTTGTATATTGCTTTATGTCGGCATGGTACTGATGAGTAATGGTTTCTATACTGTAGAAGACATAAAGGATAAATCGATTGTGGTTATGAACTTCTTTACCGGTGGTCTCAGTTTAACTCTTAATATCGTTGCGTTATCTTGGGGAATTATCAACAATAAACCGGCAAGTTGGTTCTATGCCAGTGCCACTGGGTTGCTATTCGCATTTACTTATCTTTATGTAGCTTTTAACACTCTCTGTGATTTCGACCAACGACTTTATGGTTGGTTTAGTTTATTTGTTGCGATCAATTCAATTCCAGCTGGGATTCTTTGTTTCCAAAACTATGGTGGAAATTGGATGTATGGAATCATCTGGTGGGCCTGGGGAATTCTCTGGTTAACAGGATTCTTGACCAACAATCTAAAGATGAATCTTGGGAAGTTTCCAGGATATTTAGGAATTATTGAAGGAATTTGTACAGCATGGATTCCAGGATTCTTAATGCTCCTGAACTGCTGGCCTAACTAA
- a CDS encoding GNAT family N-acetyltransferase: MDLDIQPVRLSLKEYKQVKQLYMRAFPKYEREPWTWLLIKSKYQCADFMAFYDQEQFVGFAYVIHSHGMHYILYLAVNDQIRSQGYGTRIINELRRLYPEDSLALDVEQPNPQAANNQQRLRRLKFYRRNGFFPTPKLFKEEKVTFQVLATNKKINQRKIDKAFEWFSWPLGWLIQ; this comes from the coding sequence TTGGATTTAGACATACAGCCCGTGAGGTTGAGTTTAAAAGAATATAAACAAGTTAAACAATTATATATGCGCGCATTTCCGAAATATGAGCGAGAACCGTGGACGTGGTTGCTCATCAAGAGTAAGTATCAATGCGCTGACTTTATGGCCTTTTATGACCAGGAACAGTTTGTTGGATTTGCTTACGTTATTCACAGTCACGGTATGCATTATATTTTGTACCTCGCAGTTAATGATCAAATCCGTTCTCAAGGATACGGGACACGGATTATTAATGAACTTCGTCGCCTTTACCCTGAGGATTCGCTAGCCTTGGACGTTGAGCAGCCTAATCCCCAAGCGGCAAATAACCAGCAGCGGTTACGACGACTTAAATTTTATCGGCGCAATGGCTTTTTCCCAACTCCAAAACTTTTCAAAGAGGAAAAAGTCACTTTCCAAGTTTTAGCAACCAATAAAAAAATCAACCAACGAAAGATTGATAAGGCCTTCGAGTGGTTCTCATGGCCGCTTGGTTGGTTGATTCAATAA
- a CDS encoding LysR family transcriptional regulator: MNEELLRLFLDVVQLGSFQKVAKKNYVSQRAVSRQIQRLEQNLHTQLFERKKNKIILTPAGEFFKKRSEAIINMLDATEYELHRFSYRGATNLSIGYFSPFDGLFIHKLLAKLSPTVNAFVSEESVEHLVSDVLMGNLDCAIVMDNYGFNNNYAQMGLQTVTIHRDRMIIGISERLGHNSEVDLATIQKIPVTYYSNEDSSYLKQAFTSSLQGIVRPAEVLRVPTYEQMQMLVGSGQALAFYPEKLIKVLQNPLENICYLPLAGKSNQSFEFKLIFKAENPHDIVKQVAKILQVAND, translated from the coding sequence ATGAACGAAGAATTATTACGATTATTTTTGGATGTTGTTCAATTAGGCAGTTTTCAAAAAGTAGCGAAAAAGAATTACGTCTCACAACGAGCTGTTTCACGACAAATTCAACGGTTAGAGCAAAATCTTCATACCCAATTGTTCGAACGCAAGAAAAATAAAATCATTTTGACGCCAGCTGGTGAATTCTTTAAAAAACGCAGTGAGGCAATTATTAATATGCTAGATGCAACTGAATATGAACTCCACCGTTTTTCTTATCGGGGTGCAACTAACTTGTCAATCGGCTATTTTTCGCCTTTTGATGGCCTCTTTATCCATAAACTGCTTGCTAAGTTATCTCCCACTGTAAATGCCTTTGTAAGCGAAGAGAGCGTGGAACATTTGGTCTCAGATGTATTAATGGGTAACCTTGATTGTGCCATTGTGATGGATAATTATGGCTTTAATAATAATTATGCACAAATGGGATTACAAACGGTTACCATCCATCGTGACCGAATGATTATCGGAATAAGTGAGCGTTTAGGTCATAATAGTGAAGTTGATCTTGCTACTATTCAGAAAATACCAGTGACCTATTATAGTAATGAAGATTCATCATATTTAAAACAAGCCTTTACCAGTAGTCTCCAAGGAATTGTGCGACCTGCTGAAGTATTGCGGGTGCCGACTTACGAGCAAATGCAGATGTTAGTCGGATCAGGTCAAGCCTTAGCTTTTTATCCCGAAAAGTTGATCAAGGTCCTTCAGAACCCCCTTGAAAATATCTGCTATTTACCGTTGGCAGGGAAAAGCAATCAGTCGTTTGAGTTTAAATTAATTTTTAAAGCGGAGAATCCGCATGATATTGTAAAACAAGTAGCTAAAATACTGCAGGTAGCAAATGATTAA
- a CDS encoding NAD(P)-dependent alcohol dehydrogenase, protein MQIKAAVATNPNADLEIQTVELDEPKENEVLVKIASTGFCHTDIVGRSGATTPLPVVLGHEGAGVVQKVGANVTDVNPGDHVVLSFSYCGHCYNCTHNHQDLCENFNQLNFEGKTYDGTHRLHLDDGTPVSVFFGQSSFATYVTANVNNIVKVDQDVDLNLLGPLGFGMQTGAGTVLNYIKPAPEDAIAVFGAGAVGLAAIMTVKIAGVKHIIAINRNGNHLDLVKELGATETINNTAEDPVKAIKEIVPRGVTYAIDTTGNTGVIKSAIDSLATAGECVLLGVGGDITLNLMNDILSESKKISGVVEGDSNPQEFIPQLVKYYKQGKFPLDKLVKYYDFADINQVIADSTNGKVIKPIIKIDPELAK, encoded by the coding sequence ATGCAAATTAAAGCTGCTGTTGCAACTAATCCTAACGCTGATTTAGAGATTCAAACCGTCGAATTGGATGAACCAAAAGAAAATGAAGTATTAGTAAAAATTGCTTCAACAGGTTTTTGTCATACAGATATTGTTGGTCGAAGCGGTGCCACTACTCCTCTCCCCGTTGTCCTCGGGCATGAAGGTGCGGGCGTCGTTCAAAAAGTGGGAGCTAACGTTACGGACGTTAACCCCGGCGACCATGTTGTTCTGTCATTTAGCTACTGTGGCCATTGCTATAACTGTACTCATAATCATCAAGACTTATGCGAAAACTTCAATCAGCTAAACTTTGAAGGAAAAACCTATGATGGTACTCACCGCCTGCATTTAGATGATGGAACACCCGTCAGTGTCTTTTTTGGTCAGTCTTCCTTTGCAACATATGTAACAGCCAATGTCAATAATATTGTTAAAGTTGATCAAGATGTTGATCTTAACTTATTAGGGCCACTCGGTTTTGGAATGCAAACAGGTGCTGGAACCGTTCTAAATTATATTAAACCTGCTCCTGAAGATGCAATTGCCGTTTTCGGTGCTGGTGCTGTTGGCTTAGCCGCAATTATGACTGTTAAAATCGCTGGAGTTAAACACATTATTGCGATCAATCGTAACGGTAACCACCTTGACCTGGTAAAGGAATTGGGCGCTACTGAAACAATTAATAACACGGCTGAAGATCCCGTCAAAGCAATTAAGGAAATCGTTCCGCGTGGTGTAACTTATGCAATCGATACTACCGGAAACACCGGTGTAATTAAGTCAGCAATTGATAGTCTTGCCACCGCTGGAGAATGTGTCCTCTTAGGAGTTGGCGGCGATATTACCTTAAACTTAATGAATGATATCTTATCAGAATCTAAGAAAATCTCTGGGGTTGTCGAAGGAGATAGCAATCCCCAAGAGTTTATTCCTCAACTAGTTAAGTACTACAAGCAAGGCAAGTTCCCCCTTGATAAGCTTGTTAAGTACTACGATTTTGCTGATATTAACCAAGTTATCGCTGACTCAACAAACGGAAAGGTTATTAAGCCAATCATCAAAATTGATCCTGAATTAGCTAAATAA
- a CDS encoding low molecular weight protein-tyrosine-phosphatase yields the protein MKVIFVCLGNICRSPMAEAMFKKMVAEAGLADQITIDSAGTSNIAEGSPADSRTKAILDKYHIKDDGMIARQLQDRDYYDADYIIAMDQMNVRDAKDMAPAGLENKVHGIFEATPGKENCYIVDPWITHRFQDTYDSLSEALPNWLAKLKKEIK from the coding sequence ATGAAAGTAATTTTTGTTTGCCTTGGTAATATTTGCCGCTCACCAATGGCGGAAGCAATGTTCAAAAAAATGGTTGCAGAAGCTGGCCTTGCTGATCAAATTACTATTGATTCAGCCGGAACAAGTAACATTGCTGAAGGTTCACCTGCTGATAGTCGAACAAAAGCCATTCTCGATAAATATCACATTAAAGACGACGGAATGATTGCCCGTCAATTGCAGGACAGGGATTATTATGATGCCGATTATATTATCGCAATGGATCAGATGAATGTCCGGGACGCAAAAGATATGGCACCAGCTGGGTTAGAAAATAAGGTTCATGGAATCTTTGAAGCTACCCCAGGAAAAGAAAATTGCTATATCGTTGACCCCTGGATCACTCACCGATTCCAAGATACCTATGATAGCTTAAGTGAAGCTCTCCCCAATTGGCTTGCTAAGCTAAAGAAGGAAATTAAATAA
- the ltrA gene encoding group II intron reverse transcriptase/maturase, with product MRQSQKTEQQADRLSRIGLENRKYTRARSTGYGEGKGMSVTIQDLVLDRNNLNQAYLRVKRNKGAAGVDDMTVNDLLPYLRENKTELIASLREGKYKPAPVKRVEIPKPNGGVRRLGIPTVVDRMVQQAVAQILTPIFERIFSDNSFGFRPHRGAHDAISKVVDLYNQGYRRVVDLDLKAYFDNVNHDLMIKYLQQYIDDPWTLRLIRKFLTSGVLDHGLFAKSEKGTPQGGPLSPLLANIYLNELDEELTRRGHHFVRYADDCNIYVKSQRAGERVMRSITQFLEKRLKVKVNPDKTKVGSPLRLKFLGFSLGVDHNGAYARPAKQSQQRVKKALKLLTKRNRGISLTRMFEEIHRKMRGWLQYYSIGKLTNFIQRLDKWLRVRIRQYIWKQWKKFKTKVTNLQKLGLPQHDAYVFASTRKGYWRTAHSKTLSYSLTNRKLEQLGLMNMSKTLQSIQCD from the coding sequence GTGCGACAATCGCAGAAAACAGAACAACAAGCTGACCGCTTGTCGAGGATAGGTTTGGAAAACCGAAAGTACACAAGGGCGCGTAGTACCGGTTATGGTGAAGGTAAAGGTATGAGTGTCACTATCCAAGACCTGGTCTTGGATCGCAATAACCTTAATCAGGCTTATTTGCGAGTTAAGAGAAATAAAGGAGCAGCAGGCGTTGACGATATGACAGTCAATGACCTTCTGCCATATCTCAGAGAAAATAAGACGGAACTGATCGCTAGTTTGCGTGAGGGCAAGTATAAACCAGCTCCAGTCAAACGGGTAGAAATTCCGAAGCCTAATGGTGGAGTAAGAAGACTTGGAATACCAACGGTGGTGGACCGAATGGTTCAACAAGCTGTAGCCCAAATTCTTACGCCTATCTTTGAGCGTATTTTCTCTGATAATAGCTTTGGCTTCCGTCCCCACCGTGGGGCCCATGACGCTATTTCAAAAGTAGTAGATCTTTATAATCAAGGTTATCGAAGAGTTGTCGACTTAGACCTAAAAGCCTATTTTGATAACGTTAATCATGACTTGATGATTAAGTATCTCCAACAATATATTGATGACCCATGGACACTAAGACTCATTCGTAAGTTTCTAACTAGCGGAGTCTTAGACCATGGGCTTTTCGCTAAGAGTGAAAAAGGAACCCCACAAGGAGGGCCATTGTCACCACTACTGGCGAACATCTATCTAAATGAGTTGGACGAAGAGTTGACTAGACGTGGTCACCACTTTGTGCGCTATGCGGATGATTGTAACATCTATGTTAAAAGTCAACGAGCCGGAGAACGAGTAATGCGAAGCATTACCCAGTTTCTAGAAAAGCGCTTGAAAGTTAAAGTGAACCCAGATAAAACCAAAGTCGGTAGCCCGCTACGGTTGAAGTTTCTTGGCTTTTCGTTGGGTGTAGACCACAATGGGGCCTACGCCCGTCCAGCTAAACAATCGCAACAACGAGTAAAGAAAGCACTGAAGTTATTAACTAAACGTAATCGTGGAATATCTCTGACAAGAATGTTTGAAGAAATTCATCGAAAAATGCGTGGGTGGCTTCAGTACTACTCAATTGGGAAACTAACTAACTTTATTCAACGCCTTGACAAGTGGTTGAGGGTCCGAATAAGGCAGTATATTTGGAAGCAATGGAAAAAGTTTAAAACTAAGGTAACTAACTTACAGAAGTTGGGGCTGCCCCAGCATGATGCATATGTCTTCGCTAGTACCCGAAAGGGCTACTGGCGAACTGCACATAGTAAGACCTTGAGCTATTCTCTAACTAATAGAAAACTGGAACAACTCGGACTTATGAATATGTCCAAGACGCTCCAGTCAATTCAATGTGATTAA
- the efp gene encoding elongation factor P, with the protein MIQTIDLKKGMVFERDGKLLKVLQINHHKPGKGNTLMQMDIQDLRSGSIVHTTMRPSEKVEQVNVDKRSAQYLYDEGDSAVFMDLESYEQYSLNHDLLGDDKNYLVENMKVILNFVNGDIIGVELPTTVELTVAETEPMIKGATIDGGGKPATMETGLVVNVPAFIKNGDKLIINTTDSSYKSRA; encoded by the coding sequence ATGATTCAAACAATTGATTTGAAAAAAGGTATGGTTTTTGAACGTGACGGTAAGTTATTAAAGGTTCTTCAAATCAACCACCACAAGCCTGGTAAGGGTAACACTTTAATGCAAATGGACATCCAAGACCTCCGTTCAGGTTCAATTGTCCACACTACTATGCGTCCATCTGAAAAGGTTGAACAAGTTAACGTTGACAAGCGTTCTGCTCAATACCTTTATGATGAAGGTGACTCAGCCGTATTTATGGACCTTGAAAGCTACGAACAATACAGTTTAAACCATGACTTGCTTGGTGACGACAAGAACTACCTTGTTGAAAACATGAAGGTTATCTTAAACTTTGTTAACGGCGACATCATTGGTGTTGAATTACCAACTACTGTTGAATTAACTGTTGCTGAAACTGAACCAATGATTAAGGGTGCTACTATCGATGGTGGTGGTAAGCCTGCCACGATGGAAACTGGTTTAGTTGTTAACGTTCCTGCATTTATCAAGAACGGTGACAAGTTAATCATCAACACTACTGATAGTAGCTACAAGTCACGGGCTTAG